In a single window of the Micromonospora inositola genome:
- a CDS encoding CPBP family intramembrane glutamic endopeptidase, protein MTVDELTRPVSRRTLGTETLLVLGLSLGQSAVYAVVSLAAKLSAAGPLSKQTASLNNSQSARPYLDLTYQLVGIFFALLPVLLAVHLLARDPGDPARTLGLDLRRPGSDLARGAGLTALIGLPGLALFWAAAQLGVNATLVPAALPHLWWAVPVLILAAVQNAVLEEVIVVGYLVTRLRQLRWRFAAVIAASAVLRGSYHLYQGFGAFLGNAVMGVVFSLVFLRTRRVAPLIVAHTLLDVVAFVGYALLPKSWFGWL, encoded by the coding sequence GTGACGGTTGACGAGCTCACCCGGCCGGTGTCCCGCCGGACCCTGGGCACCGAGACGCTGCTGGTGCTCGGGCTCTCCCTCGGGCAGTCGGCGGTCTACGCGGTGGTGTCGCTGGCCGCCAAGCTGAGCGCCGCGGGCCCGCTGTCGAAGCAGACCGCCTCGCTGAACAACTCCCAGTCGGCCCGGCCGTACCTCGACCTGACGTACCAGTTGGTCGGGATCTTCTTCGCGCTGCTGCCGGTGCTGCTCGCCGTACATCTGCTGGCCCGTGACCCCGGCGACCCGGCGCGGACGCTCGGGCTGGACCTGCGGCGGCCCGGGTCGGACCTGGCCCGCGGCGCCGGCCTGACGGCGCTGATCGGCCTGCCCGGCCTGGCGCTGTTCTGGGCGGCGGCGCAGCTCGGCGTCAACGCCACGCTGGTGCCGGCCGCGCTGCCGCACCTGTGGTGGGCGGTGCCGGTGCTGATCCTCGCCGCCGTCCAGAACGCGGTGCTGGAGGAGGTGATCGTGGTCGGCTACCTGGTCACCCGGCTGCGGCAGCTCCGGTGGCGGTTCGCCGCGGTGATCGCGGCGAGCGCGGTGCTACGCGGCTCCTACCACCTCTACCAGGGCTTCGGCGCCTTCCTCGGCAACGCGGTGATGGGCGTCGTCTTCAGCCTCGTCTTCCTGCGTACCCGCCGGGTGGCGCCGCTGATCGTGGCGCACACCCTGCTGGACGTGGTCGCCTTCGTCGGCTATGCGCTGCTGCCGAAGTCCTGGTTCGGCTGGCTCTGA